One window of the Zea mays cultivar B73 chromosome 3, Zm-B73-REFERENCE-NAM-5.0, whole genome shotgun sequence genome contains the following:
- the LOC103650792 gene encoding nuclear transcription factor Y subunit B-1, whose protein sequence is MADHHHHHHHGHPPDGPGGAGDQLEVIKEQDRLLPIANVGRIMKQILPPNAKISKEAKETMQECVSEFISFVTGEASDKCHKEKRKTVNGDDVCCAFGALGFDDYVDPMRRYLHKYRELEGDRAASSRGGGGGPAGAADPASASAAAGPSPSAASAGHFMFGAAMDRPDNNSSAGARPF, encoded by the coding sequence ATGGCcgatcaccaccaccaccaccaccacgggCATCCGCCGGACGGGCCCGGCGGCGCGGGGGACCAGCTGGAGGTAATCAAGGAGCAGGACCGGCTGCTGCCCATCGCCAACGTCGGCCGCATCATGAAGCAGATCCTGCCGCCCAACGCCAAGATCTCCAAGGAGGCCAAGGAGACGATGCAGGAGTGCGTGTCCGAGTTCATCAGCTTCGTCACGGGCGAGGCCTCCGACAAGTGCCACAAGGAGAAGCGCAAGACCGTCAACGGCGACGACGTCTGCTGCGCCTTCGGCGCGCTCGGCTTCGACGACTACGTCGACCCCATGCGCAGGTACCTGCACAAGTACCGCGAGCTCGAGGGCGACCGCGCCGCGTCCTcccgcggaggcggaggcggaccggccggcgccGCAGACCCCGCGTCCGCCTCGGCCGCCGCCGGTCCCAGCCCCAGCGCCGCATCAGCCGGTCATTTCATGTTCGGCGCCGCCATGGACCGGCCCGACAACAACTCATCCGCCGGCGCCAGGCCCTTTTAA
- the LOC101027253 gene encoding uncharacterized LOC101027253, with protein sequence MSHTSNFTGFSQLEHPQPQRNSRASSSTTHDANVRHDNNLLPIANVGRIMKDALPPQAKISKHAKETIQECTTEFVGFVTGEASERCRRERRKTINGDDICHAMRSLGLDHYADAMRRYLQRYRETEELAAALNSGGGGHDGNAIQIDVRDELSIFKGSNQQGGRD encoded by the coding sequence ATGAGCCATACTTCCAATTTCACTGGTTTTTCCCAATTAGAACATCCCCAACCCCAAAGAAATTCTAGGGCATCAAGTTCAACCACACATGATGCCAACGTTAGGCATGACAACAACCTCTTGCCCATTGCCAATGTCGGGAGGATCATGAAGGACGCCCTCCCTCCGCAAGCCAAGATCTCGAAGCACGCCAAGGAGACCATCCAAGAGTGCACGACGGAGTTCGTGGGCTTCGTCACCGGCGAGGCCTCCGAGCGGTGCCGCCGGGAGAGGCGGAAGACCATCAACGGCGACGACATCTGCCATGCCATGAGGAGCCTTGGCCTCGACCACTACGCCGACGCCATGCGCAGGTACCTGCAGAGGTATCGTGAGACCGAGGAGCTAGCGGCAGCACTCAACAGTGGCGGTGGTGGCCACGATGGCAATGCCATTCAGATTGATGTGAGGGATGAGTTGTCCATCTTCAAGGGTAGCAACCAGCAAGGTGGCAGAGATTAA